The DNA sequence CCGCAGGGTCCACCTCCTGCTCCGAAAGCACCGGCAGGTCCGGGAGAGCCCCCTCAATCAGGCGACGGGCCTTGGCGCGCATGTCTTGGGGGGCCAGCAACACCGTGCGCCGCCGACTTTCACGCTCAATGGCGAGACGTGCGCGCAGGCGGGCAATCAATTCCAGCACCACCGGATCGCCAGGCTGTGCCTCGCGAAGCTGGTCCCAGCGGAAACCGATCGGAATGACCTTCAACGAGCCGTCCAGGTCCGCCAGTTCGGCGGTCAGTTGCCGCGCGAGGCGCAAACGCAAACGCTCCGTCAGGATTTCGGGGTCACGCACGCCGCCCTCGGCGGCATCGGTCAGCGCTTCGACGATGAAAGGCAAGTCGCGCAAGCTCACCTGCTCTCTCAGCAGGTTGCGCAGCACCTGCTGAACCACGCCGACGGGCAGGCGCCCCAACAGCTCCTGAACGGTGCGCGGAACCAGGTGACGGGCGCGCTCGATGGCGTGGTGGGCTTCTTCGCGGGTGAGCAGCTCGTGCAGATGGCGCCGCAGCAAGGTATCCACGTGCAGGGCCATCAGGAAGGAGGCATCGAGTACATCGAACCCGAGGAGGCGGGCCTGGCCGGCATCCTGCTCCTCGATCCAGACGCCGCGACGACCCGAGACCGGATCATCAAACGCCTCGCCAGGCAGGTCGGCGGCATCCGTGCCGACCGTCTGCAGGGCCACCAGCGCACCCGGCCGCAACTGGCCTGTTCCGACAGTGAGCCCACGCAGCCGAAGTTGATAACTGAAGGGGGCCACCTCCAGCGAATCACGCCATTGCAGCGACTGGGGCGCAAAGCCCAGCTGGTCTCGAATGGTGCGCGGGACCTGGTTGACCGTCTCACGAAGGGAGCCGGCGATCGCCGCCAGTTCCGACCCGAGGCAAATTTCAACCTCGGGCAGCGGCGAAGCGCCCGCCAGATTGCGACGCCCCTGGCCCATCTGGGCCAAGGGGCCCTGTTGGCTGGCGGCTGTGGCGATCAGCGCCCCCAGACCAAAGACGAACAGCATGGGAAAAACGTGGCGTGAAGACATCCGATCCCTCCTGCACCTATTTTAACCCAGGCCACGCGCCAGGGTAAGTCATCGCGACGATCCCGAGGCGCTAGGGCCCCCGACCCTCAAGCCCCGGTCAGCTTCAACAAGCTGAGTGGCGACACACTGATGGGCTGGGGAGAACGCCGTTCCAGGGTTCCGAGCAAGCGCAAACCGTAGAGCGGCGAGAGTTCTTCAGGGGAGACCACGGCCACGTCCGGCAACTTCGGGCGCAACACGGCCGCCACCCGTTCGCGATGCGAGGCTGGAACGATCAGTGCCATGCGCCGTCCGCCCCGGCGGGCCGTGCCCAGGGCTGCCTCGCACGCCGCCAGCAGGTCCCGGCCGGCCACCAGGTCCTGATCCAACCCCTCAAGCGTGGGCTCCCAATCTCCGCCGAGTTGCCACGCCGTGATGGTGCCCTCAGCGTCCGCGAGGCCGAGACTGATGGCCACGGACAGACGGCGCCTCACCCCCACCAGCAAGGGCGCCCCTGCGTCCTCTTCCGCGCTCGTCACGATCGCCTCGAGAACACCCGGCACGTCGCGCAGGGGGACTTCCTCCTGCCACAAGGCCTGCAGGGTGGAGAAAATCAGGGCACCACTCAGGCGCTTGCGCAGCGTGGCCACTGTCAAAGGATGACTTTCGGCCAATTCATCCAGCCAGGCCTCACAGGATTCCAACGTCAACAGATCGCCCAAGCGCCCCCGCAGGCAGTTCCATACCAGGTCACCCAGGTCCCGCGCACCGGCCTGGGCGTCCAGCTCACCGCTCGACCAGGTCAGGCCCCGCACGACGATGCGGAAGCCACGCGCCGACAACTGGGACGAGGCCTGCCAGTCGATGCGTCGCAAAGGAACGCCAAACTCGCGAGCCAGCCGAGCGCGCACCAGGGCCAGGCTTTCCGGAACGGCTCGACGCAGCGTCTGATGGGCCTCCCTCCCCAACTCCAGCACCACCACGGTGGGGGCGGGCGTCGGCGCCTCCGTATTGCTCTCCAACCGCAGCCGCACCGCTTGCTCGAGGGCGTTCGAAATCCAGTGATGGAGCGAAGCGGCGAACAAGGTGGCTGGCGCCAGCGTCACGACCATTTCGGCCAGGGCATACAGGGTCAAGGCCGACAGCGTCAGAGAGAGCGACCACCCCTTCAGCAGCAGGCCTGCCACCCCTCCGACGGCCAAAAGCGCCACCGATTGAGCAAGCCCGAGCCACGCCTCGCTGCGCAGCAGGCGAAACACCTGGGCCCCATCCGTCAGCAAATTCAACTCTTGCCGAAGGGCCTCCTCGGCTCGTTCACGCTGCCGCGGCGTCAGGCGGCCGCGACTGCTGGCGACTTCCAGCCCGGCACGGGCGTCGCTGTAGTGACGTTGGGCGAGTTCCAGGCGTTCCTGAAAAGGAAAGTGCGAGAGCGCGAAGCGAACCAATAGCAGACAGGTCACCGTCGCCAACCCCAGGCCGACCTGGCTGCCGAGGGCCGAGCGCGCCACCCATTCCAGGACGTGGCCGGTGCCCTGGCCCAGCAAGATCGCTTTGGTAATGGCCAGCGAAAGCACCACCCGGTGGAGCAAAAAGCGCCGCATGAAACCGGGCAGCGACTGCATCGCTTCCCCGGGAGCCAGGTCCTCTCCGACCCAGAAAACCAGCGTCGACAGGGCGATCGCCGTGGCCAGCACCACCAGCAGCCAGGCATCCAGCACCCCGCCGGGCAGCGGCAACAACAGCACCCCCGCGAACAGCAGGGCACCCAACGCGATGCGCACGTCGGGGCGATTGTCGAGCCAGTGATGGAGGCCGTGAAACGGCCCGAAAAGGCGGTCTAGCATGATGGGGTCAACAGAATGCCTGGTATTCTAGCCCAAACACGCCATCCCCACCAGCCAAGCGCGGGGGCCCCGGCTCAAGGCGTTCGGGTGGCCTTTACCCAGACTTCCCAATCTTCCAGGTAGGCTTCCTGCTCGACGCTCTGAACGTACTCGGGGCGACGGCTCCGGACAAAGCTGAGGGCCTGTGCAGCCGTCAGTCCATCACGCCAGATGGCGTAGGCGGCCAGCATGGTTCCCGTGCGGCCGATGCCGGCCAAACAATGAACCACCACGCGTTCCCGAGTCGCGGTGGCGTCATCGACCAACCGACAAAAACGCTGCGTTTGCTCGTGGTCAGGCGCCCCGAAGTCGGCAATCGGCAAATGGTGTGCCACGAAGGGCGCTTCCTGCGGCAGGTCGAGGGCGAATTCGGTCAGCGTCACGATGTGCTTGACACCCGCCTCAGCGAGATAGTCGAGGTCGGCACCGAGCGCAGTGAAATAACCAGGACAGGCCATTCCGGCGAGCAATTCGGGGAACACCCAGGTGAAACGGTAGGCCATTTCGAGCGGCTCCTGACGTGGTGACGCCCCGGCGGAGGAGGGGGCGGTCCCCATCTTAGCGCATCGTCCAGGCCGCGTGGCCGGCAGCGAGAAGGGCGTGGTTTTTGCGATCGTCGCCTGCTTCGTGATAGGATCACGCCGTTTTTGCACTGAACGCCCCCAGAGAAGTGAGCACGCAGAACCATGATTTCTTCGAACGATCTCCGTCCCGGTAAAACCATCGTCATCGACGGCAATCCCTGGACCGTGCTCGAATTCTTGCACGTCAAACCCGGCAAGGGCGCGGCCTTCGTGCGCACCAAGCTCAAGAACCTCAAAGCCGGCAACACGGTGGAAAGAACGTTCCGCGCCGGTGAAACGATCCCGGTGGCCAACATCGACAAGCGTGAAATGCAGTACATGTACGAGGGCGCCGGCGAGTACAACTTCATGGACCAGGAAACCTACGATCAGGTGGCCCTGACGCCCGAGCAACTTGGCGACACCGTCAAGTGGCTGAAGGAAGGCATGATTGCGCAGGTCCTCTACTTCGACACCGCCGTGATTGGGGTCGACATTCCCAACATGGTGGAGCTCGAAGTGGTCGAAACCGACCCAGGCGTGCGGGGAGATACCGCGACGGGCGGCTCCAAACCGGCCAAGCTCGAAACGGGCGCGGTGGTGGCGGTGCCCTTCTTCATCAACCAGGGTGAACGCATTCGCGTGGACACCCGCTCGGGAGAATACCTTGGCCGTGCTTGATTCAGAAGCGGCGTCCCTCCTCGACACCCAGCAATTGCGCGACCTCCTGGCCGCGTTCGACGCGTCGGATTCGGTCGAGCTGAAGCTGTCGGCGGGTGACTTCAAGGTCCACCTGAAAAAGGCGCAGGCCGCGGCGGTGTTTGCACCGGTCGTTCACGCCCCCGTGCCGACGCTTGCCGTGCCGACGGCAGCCCCGACGGCAGCCCCGGCGGCTGAGTTGGCTGCTTCCGCGCCTGCCTCGCCTGCGACCGCGGCGCCAGTCTCCGCCACCACCGGGGTGCGCTCTCCCATGGTGGGGACGTTCTATCAGTCGCCGTCGCCGGATGCGCCGCCCTTTGTTCGCGTGGGTGACGTGGTCAAGCCCGGCCAGACCGTCTGCATTATCGAAGCGATGAAGCTGATGAATGAGATAGAGGCGGAGCAGGCTGGGCGCGTGGTTCGGATCCTGGTCCAGAACGGACAGGCCGTCGAATTCGGCCAGTTGCTGCTCGAACTCGAGCCGGCCTGATGCCGGCCATTAGCCGGGCCAGGATGCAGCCATGATCAAGAAAGTGCTGATTGCCAATCGGGGCGAGATTGCCCTGAGGGTCCTTCGTGCTTGTCAAGAACTCGACATCGATGCGGTGGTCGTCTTTTCAGAGGCCGACCGCGAGAGCTTGCCCGTACGCCTGGCCCACGAATCGGTGTGCATTGGGCGCGCCGCCGCGAGCGACAGTTACCTGAACGCGCAGAGCATTCTGTCCGCCGCCGCGATCACCGGGTGCGATGCAATCCACCCAGGCTATGGCTTCCTGGCCGAGAATGCCCGCTTTGCGGAGATGGCCGAGGCGCACGGCTTCACGTTCATCGGGCCGGAGCCTGACGCCATCGCCAAGATGGGCGACAAGGCCAGCGCCCGTGAGCTGATGAAACAGGCTGGAGTGCCCGTGGTGCCAGGCTCGGAAGGCATCGTGGCCGATCCGGATGCTGCGCTGGCCCTGGCGGAGGCGATCGGCTATCCGGTGCTGATCAAGGCCACGGCGGGCGGTGGTGGTCGCGGGATGCGGGTGGCTCACCATCCGCGAGACCTGCAGGACAATCTGAAGATGGCGGTCAAGGAGGCCGAGGCTGCCTTCGGCTCAGGGGATGTGTATCTGGAGAAGTACCTTGAGGAACCTCGGCACATCGAGTTTCAGGTCATCGCCGATACGCATGGCCACGTGGTTCACCTCGGCGAGCGCGATTGCTCCGTGCAGCGGCGCCACCAAAAATTGTTGGAGGAGGCGCCTTCGCCGGCGCTCACGCCCGATCTGCGGGATCGCATGGGGGCAGCAGCACTCAAGGCGGCTCAAGCGGTGAGCTACCGCGGAGTGGGGACCGTCGAGTTTCTGCTCGACCGGCACGGACAGTTCTACTTCATGGAGATGAACACGCGCATCCAGGTCGAACATCCGGTGACCGAACTGATCACCGGCATCGATCTGATCAAGGAGCAGATCCGCATCGCCTCCGGGGAGCCACTGGGCTACTCGCAAGCGGACATCCACTTCCAGGGTCATGCCATCGAGTGTCGCATCAACGCCGAGGATCCTGACCGCGACTTTCAGCCCTGCCCCGGCACGATCCAGGCCTACGCCGCGCCCGGGGGGCCTGGCGTGCGGGTCGACAGTCATTGCTATCCGGGCTACGCCATCCCGCCGTTTTATGACTCGATGATCGGCAAGCTGATTGTCTGGGCGCCGGACCGTCGTCAGGCGATCGCCCGGATGTCCCGCGCCTTGGGCGAGTATGCGATCACCGGCATCAGCACGACCATCCCGCTCCACGAACGCATCCTGGGCAATGCATTTTTCCGCAATGGCGAGGTTTACACCAACTTCGTTCAGCGGCGGATCCTCGGAAACTGACCCCGGCACGCCGCCTCAGCGCTTCGCAGACAGCAGCTTTCGCCTGTTCTTGTTATGATCGGGGGGCCGGTTCCCCCCGAATTTGTTTCACGCGTCCCTCGGGACCGGCCCAGGAGGCCTCGAATCATGCTGAACACCCGCCGATCGGCGCGTGAACTGGCCCTGCTCACGCTGTCCCAGATCTCCAATCGTAGCGACAAAGCCCCCGTCAGCCTGACGGAGATGCTCGCGCGGGCCGCGGACATGCTGGCCAACGAGGCCCGTGAGCGCCTTCAGGAGGCCGGGGCTGACCTGGTGACCTCGGAGCGCAAGGTCCAGGAAGCCTACCTGGAAATCAGTGCTGGTGAGACCCTGACGCGGGATGACATGGCGGCCCTGCTGAGCACCCTGGAACGGGCTCAGAACGCCGTCGAATTGCTGGGGTCGGCGCTTGAGTTGCCGGCGCAAGTGGCGCTCTCCGGCGGTGAGGAAGTGCGCGAATTCGTCACGGCGCTGGTGCAGACCTTCGTCGACCATCAGGGGGAAATTGACCAACGTCTGGAAGGGGCCGCCGACAACTGGGCGGTTGATCGCATGGCCAGCCTGGACCGCGACATCCTGCGTTTGGCGGTCGGCGAGCTGCTATGGACGCCGGAGGTGCCGGTCGAGGTGGTCATCAACGAAGCGGTCGAACTGGCGAAGAAGTATGGCACGCCGGATTCCGGTCGCTTCGTGAACGGTGTGCTCGCCCGCTTTGCCGAAGAAGGGGCGCAACGCCGCCTCAGCAAGCCCCATGTGGTTTAGTTGGGGCAAGCCGAAGCCACCTGCCGACACGTCCACCGCGGCGGCCACGGTGGCCCCCCTCGAGCCAACAGAAGAGCCGTCCGCGCCCGTCCCAACCGACGCCTCGTCACAAGACGCACTGGCAAATTCTGCCTGTGCATCAGACGCTGTTGGGACCGAGTCTGAATCCGCCGAGTCGGCGCCCTTCTCGCCCCCCACGGTGGGGACCGGCGCGCCCTCGGAGTCCGCGTCCGCCGAGGCCGTCGCAACGGCAGCTCCAGGCGCTGAGCCTCCCTCATCGGGTGCTGAACAGCGGGAAGACCGCGGTACTACCCCTGAAGGCACCCCAGCCGCTCCGCGCAAGAGCTGGTGGGCCAGAGCTTGGGACGCCCTCAACAAGCCCGTCTTCGATCAGGATGAAGATTGGGCCATCAAGACGCGGGAACGGCTGGCCGAGACCCGCAAGGCCCTGGTCAACCGCGTGCAGGTGCTGGTGCTGGGCCGCGGTCGCATTGATGACGACCTGCTCGAGGAACTCGAGGAGATCCTGATCGGCTCCGACGTCGGCGTGGCGACCACGGACGACATTTTGGCCCACCTGCGGGTCCTGGCACGGGAACAGGCCTTGAAACCCGAGGGAATCCCGGCGGCTTTGGCCACCTTCCTGGAGGAACGCCTGGGCGAGGCTCAGCCCCTGCGCATCGATCCGGACGCGCTCAACGTGCTGATGATCGTGGGCGTGAACGG is a window from the Candidatus Sericytochromatia bacterium genome containing:
- a CDS encoding FHIPEP family type III secretion protein, which codes for MSSRHVFPMLFVFGLGALIATAASQQGPLAQMGQGRRNLAGASPLPEVEICLGSELAAIAGSLRETVNQVPRTIRDQLGFAPQSLQWRDSLEVAPFSYQLRLRGLTVGTGQLRPGALVALQTVGTDAADLPGEAFDDPVSGRRGVWIEEQDAGQARLLGFDVLDASFLMALHVDTLLRRHLHELLTREEAHHAIERARHLVPRTVQELLGRLPVGVVQQVLRNLLREQVSLRDLPFIVEALTDAAEGGVRDPEILTERLRLRLARQLTAELADLDGSLKVIPIGFRWDQLREAQPGDPVVLELIARLRARLAIERESRRRTVLLAPQDMRAKARRLIEGALPDLPVLSEQEVDPAVRVVRLADLIPA
- a CDS encoding FHIPEP family type III secretion protein; the encoded protein is MLDRLFGPFHGLHHWLDNRPDVRIALGALLFAGVLLLPLPGGVLDAWLLVVLATAIALSTLVFWVGEDLAPGEAMQSLPGFMRRFLLHRVVLSLAITKAILLGQGTGHVLEWVARSALGSQVGLGLATVTCLLLVRFALSHFPFQERLELAQRHYSDARAGLEVASSRGRLTPRQRERAEEALRQELNLLTDGAQVFRLLRSEAWLGLAQSVALLAVGGVAGLLLKGWSLSLTLSALTLYALAEMVVTLAPATLFAASLHHWISNALEQAVRLRLESNTEAPTPAPTVVVLELGREAHQTLRRAVPESLALVRARLAREFGVPLRRIDWQASSQLSARGFRIVVRGLTWSSGELDAQAGARDLGDLVWNCLRGRLGDLLTLESCEAWLDELAESHPLTVATLRKRLSGALIFSTLQALWQEEVPLRDVPGVLEAIVTSAEEDAGAPLLVGVRRRLSVAISLGLADAEGTITAWQLGGDWEPTLEGLDQDLVAGRDLLAACEAALGTARRGGRRMALIVPASHRERVAAVLRPKLPDVAVVSPEELSPLYGLRLLGTLERRSPQPISVSPLSLLKLTGA
- a CDS encoding dual specificity protein phosphatase family protein; protein product: MAYRFTWVFPELLAGMACPGYFTALGADLDYLAEAGVKHIVTLTEFALDLPQEAPFVAHHLPIADFGAPDHEQTQRFCRLVDDATATRERVVVHCLAGIGRTGTMLAAYAIWRDGLTAAQALSFVRSRRPEYVQSVEQEAYLEDWEVWVKATRTP
- the efp gene encoding elongation factor P; the encoded protein is MISSNDLRPGKTIVIDGNPWTVLEFLHVKPGKGAAFVRTKLKNLKAGNTVERTFRAGETIPVANIDKREMQYMYEGAGEYNFMDQETYDQVALTPEQLGDTVKWLKEGMIAQVLYFDTAVIGVDIPNMVELEVVETDPGVRGDTATGGSKPAKLETGAVVAVPFFINQGERIRVDTRSGEYLGRA
- the accB gene encoding acetyl-CoA carboxylase biotin carboxyl carrier protein, translated to MLDSEAASLLDTQQLRDLLAAFDASDSVELKLSAGDFKVHLKKAQAAAVFAPVVHAPVPTLAVPTAAPTAAPAAELAASAPASPATAAPVSATTGVRSPMVGTFYQSPSPDAPPFVRVGDVVKPGQTVCIIEAMKLMNEIEAEQAGRVVRILVQNGQAVEFGQLLLELEPA
- the accC gene encoding acetyl-CoA carboxylase biotin carboxylase subunit, which gives rise to MIKKVLIANRGEIALRVLRACQELDIDAVVVFSEADRESLPVRLAHESVCIGRAAASDSYLNAQSILSAAAITGCDAIHPGYGFLAENARFAEMAEAHGFTFIGPEPDAIAKMGDKASARELMKQAGVPVVPGSEGIVADPDAALALAEAIGYPVLIKATAGGGGRGMRVAHHPRDLQDNLKMAVKEAEAAFGSGDVYLEKYLEEPRHIEFQVIADTHGHVVHLGERDCSVQRRHQKLLEEAPSPALTPDLRDRMGAAALKAAQAVSYRGVGTVEFLLDRHGQFYFMEMNTRIQVEHPVTELITGIDLIKEQIRIASGEPLGYSQADIHFQGHAIECRINAEDPDRDFQPCPGTIQAYAAPGGPGVRVDSHCYPGYAIPPFYDSMIGKLIVWAPDRRQAIARMSRALGEYAITGISTTIPLHERILGNAFFRNGEVYTNFVQRRILGN
- the nusB gene encoding transcription antitermination factor NusB, coding for MLNTRRSARELALLTLSQISNRSDKAPVSLTEMLARAADMLANEARERLQEAGADLVTSERKVQEAYLEISAGETLTRDDMAALLSTLERAQNAVELLGSALELPAQVALSGGEEVREFVTALVQTFVDHQGEIDQRLEGAADNWAVDRMASLDRDILRLAVGELLWTPEVPVEVVINEAVELAKKYGTPDSGRFVNGVLARFAEEGAQRRLSKPHVV
- the ftsY gene encoding signal recognition particle-docking protein FtsY; translation: MWFSWGKPKPPADTSTAAATVAPLEPTEEPSAPVPTDASSQDALANSACASDAVGTESESAESAPFSPPTVGTGAPSESASAEAVATAAPGAEPPSSGAEQREDRGTTPEGTPAAPRKSWWARAWDALNKPVFDQDEDWAIKTRERLAETRKALVNRVQVLVLGRGRIDDDLLEELEEILIGSDVGVATTDDILAHLRVLAREQALKPEGIPAALATFLEERLGEAQPLRIDPDALNVLMIVGVNGVGKTTTVGKLAARLQHAGHPTVVAAADTFRAAAIDQLEVWAERASVEVVRHQHGGDAAAVVFDAIKAAEARAKRVLLIDTAGRLHNKANLMEELRKVRRIIDRELPGAVVQVLLVLDATTGQNGLRQAEVFKEAVGLTGVILTKLDGTAKGGVVFAIQQALGIPVQIVGLGEKLEDIGDFDPKNFVRGLFGASASAD